AGCCATTTGCGGTTTTAGAAAGTGTTGATATTTTCATTTCAGAAACACCTGCTTTAGAGCAATTAATACAAGTTTTTCATGATTTTGAAACGCAGCTTATTGGTGTCAAACAAGTAGGTGAAATGGAAGTAAATAAATATGGCATTATTGACTCATCAGGTAAATCTGATGATATCTATTTAGTAACGGATTTAATAGATAGGCCTGCGATCCACCACGCCCCCTCAAATATCGCTGTCATGGGAAGATATATTCTCAAGCCATCTATTTTTCCTGTGTTAAGAAGATTGGAAAAAGAGGACCAGAATGATGACCAATGGACAGAGGCATTATATAAAATTAGTAGACAAGAAGAACTACTGGCACTTGAGCTTGAGGGGAATCACTTGGGCATAGAAGCAATTTAATCATAAAATGTTGAAATTAAGCCGGGCGAAAGCTCGGTTATTTGTTCGCCGATATGAAAGTGTAACTTTCTTATTAGGCATAAGGGCAACTACGACTTAGTCTTCGCCCTGCCTGAGTCACTAGTCGGCGAGTTTTCTATATTTTCAAATCACACTATTTAACTAAATAAAAGGATAATACTGGTGAACATTCATAATATTGACATATTACTTCAAGTTTTTTTATTGAAATTTCGACAATTATAGCGCAAGTTTTTCATTATATCATTTTAAGTTGGACTTTATATTAAGAATAGATGTGAAATTTGTAAAATGAGGGGTGAAATCGTCGTTTTTTTGAAATTTTCTAAAAATAAAATGTCTGTTACAATGATTAATACAATCAAAAGTTGCCTTTTACAGGAGGACTTCAAATGGTATTCAAGGTAAGAATCTGGCGAAAATTAACAAGAAATCAAAAAATAAGATTGTTAATGCAAAAAAGCTCTCTTATAAACCCCAGAAAAGTTATTTAATGGCTCCTGAGTTTGGATGAAAGTCTGTTTGGCCTTTTTGTGACAATTGGAAAGAAGAGTTTGGTGCCTGACACCTTGTATGGCAAGTATTGAAACAACGTCCCCAAACATACACTCTCCTTAGAATGTATTTATTTAAGGAGATGAAGAAATGATTTATGAGATGCAAAAAGCGAATATGCTTGCTGAGAATATTAATAGCTTTATTAGATATGTTAATAAAAATTATGTAGACCATAACAGCCTTTATACAAATAGAGATAAATTATATCAAATTAAACTTCTCATTGAAGAGTTTCGGTTTCAAATCATTGCAGATGAACTTTTGAGAATTAATCAGTATTCATGGGATGAAAGGAACACTCATCTCTTAGTCGATCAATTTATAAATGGGCTCCAGACAATTGATGAATATGTAAAACACCATTACCATGACTTATTCCTGCTTTCAGCCAGATTGGAAACGTTAAAGAGTCTCAGTTTAGCATTTAGCAAAAAAGGATCGTTGGATCGACTTGCAACTAAAAAAAGAGGCTGCCCTGATCTGTAGTCGAATGATAGGTGGAGACGCTTCTTTTTTTATGTTTATTTTTATTCACAATTGCAGCTTATCGCCCCAACTGGACAAGTTTCAATGGCATCGACAGCCATATCCTCATATGTACGATCAATATCATCCGTTATTCTTGGTTTTGCATACCCGCCATCATCTTTTTCAAAGACTTCAGGATAATAAAGATAACAACGATGACAAGCAATGCATTTCTCTGATACAAATACCTTCATTTTTCATCCACGCTCTATTCCATTCATATTAATGAAAAGAATTATAGTGTGAAAAGATCTTTTTTCCAAGTAAAATTACTTTTTCCCAGCTATATGCAGAATAGTTCTAAACGATCAATCTTCAATAAGCGCTAAAAAAAACTTGATATATTTTTCTTGTTGGACTAGTATGGAATTTGTCATAACATTAAAAATTAATAGTATTGTTAAACGATCGTAAAGATGCCATTGGCTTAATAGGGAATCTGGTGAAAGACCAGAGCTGTCCCCGCAACTGTAAGTGTGGACGAAATAGGAAAACCACTGTATCTTTTATTTTTATATAGAGTATACGGGAAGGACCTAAAGTAGGAGGAAACACAAGTCAGGAGACCTGTCTTAACGATCAAAGTTTCGATTTCTTCGGGGATTGAGAAGATGAAACGTTTGCGAAAAAAATCAGTGATTCACTACACTTTTCTTTACGCTGACGTTTTATCCGTTCAACCTAAGTTGAACGGATTTTTTGATTCTAAATTATTTTTATTCCTCATAGTTTAATTAGAGGGTACAAGCTTTTATTGAAAATTGAATATCATTAGGAAAGGTGCACATTTAAAGAAATATGTGCTTAAAAGGGAAGTACGGTTAAAATCCGTCACGGTACCCGCCACTGTATAGGGGAGTTCATTGCAAAAGTCACTGAAGTATTCGGGAAGACGCAATGGAACGATGAACCTGAGTCAGGAGACCTGCCTTTAACCTAATAACTTCATAAACCTACGGGATTATAGGTAGAAGTGCCGAATCATACATATCGTTTTTTCATTGTGTGAATTTTCACAGCACCTCTATTGTTTCTCATAGGGTGCTTTTTTTATTTGAAGGTTCTGTTATAGCTGAATGTTGATTTCACTGTGTTTGAAAAATAAACGGTAAATTTCCGTTTAAATTGGGAAATACCCCTATTTCCTTAAAAAATAAAGGAAGTTTTTCCTTTTATATTATCCAAATCTGTGGTTTTTGTCATATTTAGAGCAGTTAATCGGAATCCCTCCGCTTATATCTGCTTCTTAAACTTCTACTCTAGACATTAGCCGGGAATTCTCCGCTTATGAATTCTCGTACCTACACGAAAATCAACAATGAATAATAACAGAGCCTATTTGAAAAAAGGAGCGTGTCATATGACAACCTGGAATTTAAAAGGAACGAAACACCATGTGCTAATTTGTAACGGCAGCAGCTGCATGAGAAAGGGTGGAGAAGAAGCAACTCAAGCCATTCGTCATGAGATTGCTAATTTAGAGTTAGATTCACTCATACATACAACACGAACAAGGTGTAATGGAAGATGCAAGGATGCTCCGGTTGCCATCATTTATCCAGAAGGAACCTGGTATAAGAATGTAACTCCAGAAATAGGCAGTAAGATTGTCCGAGAGCATCTATCAGGCAAGGGACATTTGCAAGAACATATTATTTATCAATATGGCAGTGAAGGGTTCATACAGACAGAAAATACAGATTGTATTGCTGGTGTGTCAAAGTCTGAAAAAAATAGAGTATAGAATTGGATTTCAATGAATTTATAAGTTTGAGAGTCTTGTATTTTTGCAAGGAGGACTAAAAGGATGTTGGGAAAACTGTTAGTAATCGGCTTTGGACCAGGCGATGAAAAACATATCACAGAACGCGCAAGAGAGGCTATTCAAGAAAGCGACATGATCATTGGTTATAAAACCTATGTTGATTTGATCAAGGATCTGATTACAGGAAAGCAAATTATCAGTACTGGAATGACTGAAGAAGTGACCAGGGCTCAGGAGGCAGTAAAACAGGCGGAGCAGGGAAAGAAGGTTGCGGTTATTTCAAGCGGTGACGCCGGTGTATATGGGATGGCAGGCCTTGTATACGAAGTGTTAATTGAAAAAGGGTGGAAAAAAGACGCTGGAGTAGAAGTTGAGGTAATACCTGGAATTTCCGCGATTAACTCCTGTGCAGCCCTATTAGGAGCACCCATTATGCATGATGCCTGCACGATTAGTTTAAGCGACCATTTAACACCATGGGAATTAATCGAAAAAAGAATCGAGGCAGCCGCTCAGGCTGATTTTGTTATAGCCTTTTATAATCCAAAAAGCGGGAGAAGAACAAGGCAAATAATGGAGGCACAAAAAATTCTCTTAAAGCATCGTTCTCCCGACACACCGGTAGGATTGGTGAAGAGTGCGTACCGTGATAGTCAGCATGTGGTCTTAACCAACCTAAAAGAAATGCTTGATCATGAAATTGGAATGTTAACAACCGTTATTATCGGAAATTCTTCTACATTTTTCTATGACAACCTAATGATTACTCCAAGGGGCTATCAACGGAAATATACTCTAACTCAATCGGTTCAGCCATTAAAACCTCATCAGCGCTTACAAAGGGAGGCCGAACCATGGGCATTGGAGCAAGCCGATGCTTTGAAAACGATGAAGAATAAGGAATTTTCAATACCAGTAAAAGAATCGCCAAGAGAATGGGCAGAAGAAGCATTAAACATGATTCTTGGTGAAAGCGAAAGTTTTTCCCAGATGGTTAAACAAGACTATCCATCTATTTTTGAACTGGCAGTTAGCCCTGGTATAGCGAATAAGAAATTCACCTCGAAACAAATGCTGATTCTTTCCGAACTAGTCGGTGAAGATGGGGGAATGGAATACACACCAGATCACTATATAAAGCTGCAAATCTTAACCTCGGAGCCGAATGAAATTGTGGAAAAATTAGTCCAGGCAGACTTTTTAATATCACCGATTGGGGATGTCCTGACAGTAAAAGCCTGCGATTTTTGCGATGGGGAAAAGCGAGACGCCATTCCTTATGCAGAGGAGCTTTATGAAAAGCTTGGTGGAATGGAGCTGCCTAAAGAATTAAAAATAGGGGTAAACGGGTGCGGAATGGCTTGTTATGGAGCAGTAAAAGAGGACATTGGTATTGTATATCGAAAAGGGGCATTTGATTTATTTTTAGGGGCAAAGACAGCTGGTCGGAGTGCACATCCTGGGCAAATGGTTGCGGAGGGAATCTCCCCTGAGAAAATCATCGACGTCGTCGAACAAATTGTCCAGGAATACAAACAGAAGGCCTTTCCAAATGAACGCTTCTACAAATTCTTTAAACGGATCAAACGTATCCAAGGATTTGAGTATCAAGATATGACGCCAACCATAAAAATTGAAGTTCCAGTTTGCGGGGAGTAAGGAAAAAAGGCAAAGATTTTATCCAAAGGGGAGGAATTATGTTGAAAGCAATTTTATTTGTTGGTCATGGAAGTAAAGATCGAGAAGGAAATGATCAAGTCCGTCAGTTCATTGAAACGATCAGAGGGAATTGGGATGATGGCATTCTGGTTCAGACCTGTTTTTTAGAATTTGAAAGACCGACCGTAAATCAAGGAATTGATGTATGCGTTGAAAAAGGAGCCACACATATTTCAGTTATTCCTATTATGCTTCTTCAGGCAGGCCATTCTAAAATCCATATTCCGGCAGCCATAGATGAGGCAAAGGAAAAATATCCGTTCGTTCAGTTTACGTATGGTAGACCAATAGGGGTTCATGAAGAAACATTTGAAATCTTAAAAACTAGATTAATAGAACTAGGCGAGAATCTCGAACAGCCTGAAGCCGATACAGCCATTCTCTTGTTGGGGCGGGGCGGCAGTGATCCGGATGCGAATAGTGATTTATACAAGATTGCCAGATTACTTTGGGAAAAAACAAAATACAAAATCGTCGAACCTGCCTTTATGGGGGTAACAAATCCACTAACAGATGAAGGAATCGAGCGATGCATAAAGCTCGGTGCGAAGAAAGTTGTTATCCTGCCATACTTTTTGTTTACCGGAATTTTGATGAAACGGTTAGAAGAGATGATGGTGACCTTCCAACACAAATACAATTCAGCAGAATTTAAATTGGCGGGTTATTTTGGCTACCACCCCAAACTGCAAACCATTCTTATCGAGCGAGTTGAAGAAGCGCTGGCAGGCGAAGTAAAGATGAACTGTGATACATGTCAATATCGGGTAAATGCGATGGAACATGTTCATCATCACCATCATCATGATCACGACCATGACCATCACCATCACCATCACCACGACCACGGCCACGGCCACAACCATAAACACGAAGAGCAAAGGGCGGGGGAGCGAAGATGATTTTACTATTAGCAGGGACAAGCGACGCGCGTGCACTTGCGATTGAGATCAAAAAAGCAGGCTATAGTCTCCTTGCTACCGTTGTGACAGATAATGCAGCAATGGAATTACAGGGATCCGGTATTGACGTAAAAGCAGGAAGATTAACAGAAGAAGAAATGGCTGGGCTAATCAAAGCTAAAGATGTACAAGTGGTGGTGGATGCCAGCCATCCGTTTGCAGAAGAAGCATCAAAAAATGCTATCAGTGCTGCCAAATCAGCGGATATCCCTTATATCCGCTATGAACGGGAGTCACAAACCTTCCAATACGATAGGATGAAGGTTGTTGAAAGCTATGAGGAGGCAGCTGAAATTGCAGCAGCCAAAAAGGGTGTTGTCATGTTGACAACAGGAAGCAAAACGCTTCAGGTATTTACGAAGAAATTATTAGGAATTCCCGATATCCGATTGCTCTGCCGTATGCTGCCCCGTGTTGATAATATGGAAAAATGCGAACAGCTGGGCTTTCCGCAAAAAAATATTGTAGCCATTCAAGGGCCATTTACAAAGGAGTTTAACGAGGCTCTTTATAAGCAATATGGTGTAACTTTAATGATTACGAAGGAAAGCGGAAAAGTAGGATCGGTGGATGAAAAAGTGGAGGCAGCCATTGAACTTGGGATCGATGTGATTATGATTGGCCGTCCAAAAATGAATTATGGAATGGCTTATACGGATTTTCATAGTGTCATTCAAGAGATTCAAAACTTAATAGATCTGAAAATAGAACAATCTTAATGATAAGGAGTGCTGGAAATGGATTTTCGTACGGAATTTAAACCATTAACGGTTCAACCGCAGCAAATTGAAGGAAGAAGCTTTGAAATGATTAATGAAGAAATTGGTGAGCATTCCTATACAGATGAGCAATATCCGATTGTACAGCGAATCATTCATGCATCTGCAGACTTTGAATTGGGGAAAAGTGTTCTCTTTCATCCCGATGCCATCCAGGCTGGAATTAGAGCCATACGAAGCGGGAAAATGGTGGTGGCAGATGTTCAAATGATTCAAAGCGGAGCCAATAAAGCTCGCATTGAAAAGTATGGAGGCGAGATTAAAGTCTATATTTCTGATCCAGATGTTATACAGGAAGCAAAACGATTAAATACCACAAGGGCCATCATCTCTATGAGAAAGGCAGTAAAAGAGGCGGAAGGCGGAATTTTTGCGATCGGGAATGCTCCAACCGCCTTGCTTGAACTGATCCGCCTTATTAAAGAAGGTGAGGCCAGACCAGGTCTTGTTATTGGGCTGCCAGTAGGTTTTGTCTCAGCCGCTGAATCAAAAGACGAATTAGCCAAGCTCGACATCCCATTTATAACTAACATTGGCAGGAAAGGCGGCAGTACCATTACTGTTGCCGCATTAAACGCGATTTCCATTCTTGCAGAACAGGTATAAACCATGCTGGAAGTACCAAAAGGAAAACTGCGTGAAGGATATACGACTGGATCATGTGCAACAGCGGCAACAAAAGCGGCACTGATAGCATTAATAACAGGGGAATATCAGACGGAATCCACCATTTATTTACCGATTAAGCGATTTGTTACCTTTCACATTGAAAGCTGTGAAATCATGGGGCAAACGGCGATTGCAAGTACCATTAAAGATGGCGGAGATGACCCTGATGCAACGCATGGCGCTGCCATTATTTCCACTGTAACCTGGAAGGACGATGCCGGAATAGATCTTGACGGCGGAGTCGGGGTTGGCCGGGTGACGAAGGAAGGCTTGCCGATTCCTGTCGGGGAGGCAGCCATTAATCCTGTGCCGCGAATGATGATCCATGAGACGGCAGAACAGGTTTTAAAAGAATTTGGTATAAAAAAAGGCATTAAAATTGTCATTTCTGTTCCCGATGGCGAAGAAATTGCAAAAAAAACACTAAATGGGCGCTTAGGTATTCTTGGGGGAATTTCGATACTTGGCACTCGCGGCATCGTTGTGCCCTTTTCTACGGCGGCATATAAAGCCAGTATCCTTCAGGCAATTAGTGTGGCAAGGGCGAGCGGGTGTGAGCATATTGTCATAACCACGGGCGGACGAAGTGAAAAATATGCCATGAAGCAATTCCCTGATCTCCCGGAAGAAGCGTTTATCGAGATGGGTGACTTTATCGGGTTCACTCTTAAACAATGTAAGAAGCAAGGTGCGAAAAGAGTTTCAATGGTTGGAATGATGGGTAAATTCTCAAAGGTCGCGATGGGAATTATGATGGTTCATGCTAATAACTCCTCTATTGATTTTCAATTTTTAGCTGATCTGGCATTTCATGCGGGTGCAGATTCTGAGTTGGTCGAGAAAATTAAACATGCTAATACTGCTTCGCAGGTTGGAGATCTGATGGCAGCAAATGGTTATCATTCTTTTTTTGAAAAGCTAAGCCGTTATTGCTGCATGGAAGCAATGAAGGAAGTGGACGGCGGTATTGATGTTGATACCAGTTTATATACGTTAAAAGGGGAATTTTTAGGAAAGGCGATGCTTAAAGATGGCTCATATTAAAATGATCGGGATCGGGGATGAAGGGAAAGTTAGCTTACTTCCCATCTATGAAAAGTGGATATATGAAAGTGAAATCTTAATAGGAGGAAAGCGGCAGCTTTCATTCTTCCCTGATTATCATGGTGAAACATTAGCAATTGAGAGCGGCTTATCTTCGCTAGTGGAACGCCTATGCTCGGAAACAAGAAAGGTGGTCATTTTGGCTTCTGGTGATCCTTTGTTTTTTGGAATTGGAAGCTACTTAGCTTCTAAAATCCAGTTGGAAATCTATCCTTATGTAAGTTCCGTTCAGCTTGCCTTTGCTAGAATGAAAGAAAGATGGCAGGATGCCTATTTTACAAGTGTGCATGGCAGGAGTATGAAAGGACTCGTGCAACGGATTGATGGAAAAGAGAAAGTGGCTATATTAACAGACAAAGAAAATTCACCGAACAAAATTGCCCAGTATTTACTCTCCTTCGGTATGTCTGAATATCAGGCATATGTAGGCGAGAATCTTGGGAGCAGTAACGAACGATGCCGTTGGTTTAATCTCGAAGAAATGAAGGATACTGAATTTTCACCGCTCAATGTTGTCATTTTAAAGAAAATAGCAGAAGCACCTCATTGGTCTATCGGAATTGAGGATGAGGAGTTTTTTCAGCGGAAGCCGGATAAAGGGTTGTTAACAAAAAAGGAGATTCGCACTTTAAGTCTTAGTGCCCTTCGATTAAAGGAAGAAAGTATTGTTTGGGATATCGGGACATGTACGGGTTCGGTGGCGATTGAAGCTGCGAAAATCGCAAAGGAAGGACAAATTTTTGCTATTGAAAAGAACGAAGGGGATTTAGAAAACTGCAAACAAAATATGGCTAAGTTTCGTGTTGATGCGACGCTGTTCCACGGAAAGGCACCAGAAGGTTTAGAGACGTTCCCAGACCCTGATGCCGTGTTTATCGGGGGAACAGCAGGCGGGATGGGAGACATCTTGGATATTTGCTGCAGCCGTTTACGAGAAGGAGGCCGTATCGTGCTTAATGCTGCGACAATCGAAAATCTGTCAGAAGCGCTGCAGGCCTTTAAAGAACGGGGATATCACACGGAAATTACTCTTGCGCAAATTTCAAGAAGT
Above is a genomic segment from Neobacillus endophyticus containing:
- the cobK gene encoding precorrin-6A reductase, yielding MILLLAGTSDARALAIEIKKAGYSLLATVVTDNAAMELQGSGIDVKAGRLTEEEMAGLIKAKDVQVVVDASHPFAEEASKNAISAAKSADIPYIRYERESQTFQYDRMKVVESYEEAAEIAAAKKGVVMLTTGSKTLQVFTKKLLGIPDIRLLCRMLPRVDNMEKCEQLGFPQKNIVAIQGPFTKEFNEALYKQYGVTLMITKESGKVGSVDEKVEAAIELGIDVIMIGRPKMNYGMAYTDFHSVIQEIQNLIDLKIEQS
- a CDS encoding ferredoxin, yielding MKVFVSEKCIACHRCYLYYPEVFEKDDGGYAKPRITDDIDRTYEDMAVDAIETCPVGAISCNCE
- a CDS encoding cobalt-precorrin-5B (C(1))-methyltransferase, translated to MLEVPKGKLREGYTTGSCATAATKAALIALITGEYQTESTIYLPIKRFVTFHIESCEIMGQTAIASTIKDGGDDPDATHGAAIISTVTWKDDAGIDLDGGVGVGRVTKEGLPIPVGEAAINPVPRMMIHETAEQVLKEFGIKKGIKIVISVPDGEEIAKKTLNGRLGILGGISILGTRGIVVPFSTAAYKASILQAISVARASGCEHIVITTGGRSEKYAMKQFPDLPEEAFIEMGDFIGFTLKQCKKQGAKRVSMVGMMGKFSKVAMGIMMVHANNSSIDFQFLADLAFHAGADSELVEKIKHANTASQVGDLMAANGYHSFFEKLSRYCCMEAMKEVDGGIDVDTSLYTLKGEFLGKAMLKDGSY
- a CDS encoding sugar phosphate nucleotidyltransferase, which gives rise to MEIKKAIIPVDVTITPIPQSTILKTDEMRSVMDQHTIQPIIEEAIRSGIESILIVIGGEGISTETEGEPLNKEHIQLQKEIQSLNNNTKIHYVHHNKSAGLSNAILSAETFIEDEPFAVLESVDIFISETPALEQLIQVFHDFETQLIGVKQVGEMEVNKYGIIDSSGKSDDIYLVTDLIDRPAIHHAPSNIAVMGRYILKPSIFPVLRRLEKEDQNDDQWTEALYKISRQEELLALELEGNHLGIEAI
- the cobJ gene encoding precorrin-3B C(17)-methyltransferase, which encodes MLGKLLVIGFGPGDEKHITERAREAIQESDMIIGYKTYVDLIKDLITGKQIISTGMTEEVTRAQEAVKQAEQGKKVAVISSGDAGVYGMAGLVYEVLIEKGWKKDAGVEVEVIPGISAINSCAALLGAPIMHDACTISLSDHLTPWELIEKRIEAAAQADFVIAFYNPKSGRRTRQIMEAQKILLKHRSPDTPVGLVKSAYRDSQHVVLTNLKEMLDHEIGMLTTVIIGNSSTFFYDNLMITPRGYQRKYTLTQSVQPLKPHQRLQREAEPWALEQADALKTMKNKEFSIPVKESPREWAEEALNMILGESESFSQMVKQDYPSIFELAVSPGIANKKFTSKQMLILSELVGEDGGMEYTPDHYIKLQILTSEPNEIVEKLVQADFLISPIGDVLTVKACDFCDGEKRDAIPYAEELYEKLGGMELPKELKIGVNGCGMACYGAVKEDIGIVYRKGAFDLFLGAKTAGRSAHPGQMVAEGISPEKIIDVVEQIVQEYKQKAFPNERFYKFFKRIKRIQGFEYQDMTPTIKIEVPVCGE
- a CDS encoding precorrin-8X methylmutase, encoding MDFRTEFKPLTVQPQQIEGRSFEMINEEIGEHSYTDEQYPIVQRIIHASADFELGKSVLFHPDAIQAGIRAIRSGKMVVADVQMIQSGANKARIEKYGGEIKVYISDPDVIQEAKRLNTTRAIISMRKAVKEAEGGIFAIGNAPTALLELIRLIKEGEARPGLVIGLPVGFVSAAESKDELAKLDIPFITNIGRKGGSTITVAALNAISILAEQV
- the cbiE gene encoding precorrin-6y C5,15-methyltransferase (decarboxylating) subunit CbiE produces the protein MAHIKMIGIGDEGKVSLLPIYEKWIYESEILIGGKRQLSFFPDYHGETLAIESGLSSLVERLCSETRKVVILASGDPLFFGIGSYLASKIQLEIYPYVSSVQLAFARMKERWQDAYFTSVHGRSMKGLVQRIDGKEKVAILTDKENSPNKIAQYLLSFGMSEYQAYVGENLGSSNERCRWFNLEEMKDTEFSPLNVVILKKIAEAPHWSIGIEDEEFFQRKPDKGLLTKKEIRTLSLSALRLKEESIVWDIGTCTGSVAIEAAKIAKEGQIFAIEKNEGDLENCKQNMAKFRVDATLFHGKAPEGLETFPDPDAVFIGGTAGGMGDILDICCSRLREGGRIVLNAATIENLSEALQAFKERGYHTEITLAQISRSKPILNLTRLEALNPVYIMEARRKEGE
- a CDS encoding sirohydrochlorin chelatase, with translation MKAILFVGHGSKDREGNDQVRQFIETIRGNWDDGILVQTCFLEFERPTVNQGIDVCVEKGATHISVIPIMLLQAGHSKIHIPAAIDEAKEKYPFVQFTYGRPIGVHEETFEILKTRLIELGENLEQPEADTAILLLGRGGSDPDANSDLYKIARLLWEKTKYKIVEPAFMGVTNPLTDEGIERCIKLGAKKVVILPYFLFTGILMKRLEEMMVTFQHKYNSAEFKLAGYFGYHPKLQTILIERVEEALAGEVKMNCDTCQYRVNAMEHVHHHHHHDHDHDHHHHHHHDHGHGHNHKHEEQRAGERR
- a CDS encoding (2Fe-2S) ferredoxin domain-containing protein is translated as MTTWNLKGTKHHVLICNGSSCMRKGGEEATQAIRHEIANLELDSLIHTTRTRCNGRCKDAPVAIIYPEGTWYKNVTPEIGSKIVREHLSGKGHLQEHIIYQYGSEGFIQTENTDCIAGVSKSEKNRV